From a single Petrotoga sp. 9PW.55.5.1 genomic region:
- a CDS encoding NAD(P)H-dependent oxidoreductase subunit E, which yields MEELLDSKLKELDNHISSLDLTVKTELERRSILIEVLHKVQEKLGYIPIDAQKWVAEKLRIPSSQVFGVVTFYNFFSTKPKGKYPISICLGTACYVGGANEILDEFKKILNIENEEVTDDGLFSIHPVRCLGACGLAPVVKIGEKVHGRVKIQDVRKIIREYKSMEKNG from the coding sequence ATGGAAGAACTTCTTGACAGCAAATTAAAAGAGCTTGATAACCACATAAGTTCATTAGACTTAACAGTTAAAACAGAATTAGAAAGAAGAAGTATCCTAATAGAAGTTTTGCATAAAGTTCAAGAAAAGTTGGGATATATACCTATTGATGCTCAAAAATGGGTTGCAGAAAAATTGAGAATCCCGTCATCTCAAGTATTCGGTGTTGTAACTTTTTATAATTTTTTCTCGACTAAACCAAAAGGGAAGTATCCTATCAGTATATGTTTAGGAACCGCTTGCTACGTAGGGGGGGCAAATGAGATATTGGACGAATTTAAAAAGATTTTGAATATTGAAAATGAAGAAGTTACTGATGACGGTTTGTTTTCTATTCATCCAGTTAGATGTTTAGGCGCATGTGGTCTAGCTCCTGTTGTTAAAATCGGTGAAAAGGTCCATGGAAGAGTTAAAATACAGGATGTAAGAAAAATCATAAGAGAGTATAAGAGCATGGAAAAAAATGGTTAA
- a CDS encoding NADH-dependent [FeFe] hydrogenase, group A6, which translates to MPKIYINENEFEVSEKDTVLSAVQKFGGYIPTLCYMNLEDIGIQNKPSSCRVCMVEIEGRRTLAPACTTPVFEGMKIKTHSRMAVEARRTAVQLLLSDHPQDCLKCPKNGECDLQRIASELNIVKNPYFGKTSNYKQDISAAIIRDPNKCIMCRKCETMCNDFQTVGVLSAIERGFDAVVKPSFDLPLEETACTFCGQCVAVCPTGALVERSYIDEVWKELEDEKKHVVVQTAPAVRVALAEEFGYEPGTISTGKLVGVLKLMGFDAVFDTNFGADLTIMEEATEFKERLETGGFMPMLTSCCPGWVKFIEHQFPELLEMPSSAKSPQQMFGAIAKSYYAQKKNIDPKDMTVVSIMPCLAKKYEAGRDEINSSSEYKDVDYVLTTRELAKMIKEAGFNFKAVQERAYDSPLGESTGAAAIFGRTGGVAEAALRTAYEWITGNELKHVEFEQLHGYESIRIAEVEINGKTIRVGVAYGLGNARKLLEDVRNGKIELHLIEIMACPGGCVGGGGQPYHHGDFSIIKKRIEALNVVDKSKIIRKSHENPSIIRLYNEYLEKPGSEKAHHLLHTKYLEREWL; encoded by the coding sequence ATGCCTAAAATATATATCAATGAAAATGAGTTTGAAGTTTCTGAAAAAGATACCGTTTTATCTGCCGTACAAAAGTTTGGTGGATATATTCCCACACTTTGTTATATGAACTTAGAAGATATAGGAATTCAAAATAAACCTTCTTCTTGTAGGGTATGTATGGTTGAAATTGAAGGAAGAAGAACATTAGCCCCCGCTTGTACTACCCCGGTATTTGAAGGAATGAAAATAAAAACACACTCAAGAATGGCGGTTGAAGCTAGAAGAACAGCAGTTCAGTTGCTTTTATCAGACCATCCACAAGATTGTTTGAAATGTCCTAAAAATGGTGAATGTGATTTGCAAAGAATAGCTTCTGAACTTAATATTGTAAAAAATCCTTACTTTGGTAAAACTTCCAATTACAAACAAGATATTTCAGCAGCTATTATTAGAGACCCGAATAAATGTATAATGTGTCGAAAATGCGAAACTATGTGCAACGATTTTCAAACTGTAGGAGTTTTATCTGCTATAGAAAGAGGTTTCGATGCTGTTGTAAAGCCATCTTTTGATTTGCCTTTAGAAGAGACTGCATGTACTTTCTGCGGTCAATGTGTTGCCGTATGTCCTACGGGTGCTTTAGTAGAAAGATCTTATATAGACGAAGTATGGAAAGAGCTCGAAGATGAGAAAAAACACGTTGTAGTTCAAACTGCTCCTGCTGTAAGAGTAGCTCTAGCTGAAGAATTTGGTTATGAACCGGGAACCATTTCAACGGGTAAATTGGTTGGTGTTTTAAAATTAATGGGCTTTGATGCGGTATTTGATACAAATTTTGGCGCAGATTTAACGATAATGGAAGAAGCTACTGAATTTAAAGAAAGGTTAGAAACTGGTGGTTTTATGCCTATGTTAACATCTTGTTGTCCAGGATGGGTAAAGTTTATAGAACACCAATTCCCTGAATTATTAGAGATGCCATCTTCTGCAAAATCTCCTCAACAGATGTTTGGGGCTATAGCAAAGAGTTATTATGCTCAAAAAAAGAATATCGATCCAAAAGATATGACCGTTGTTTCTATAATGCCTTGTTTAGCTAAAAAATATGAAGCTGGAAGAGATGAAATAAATTCTTCTTCTGAATACAAAGATGTGGATTATGTCTTAACAACAAGAGAATTAGCAAAGATGATAAAAGAAGCAGGATTTAATTTCAAGGCAGTTCAAGAAAGAGCGTACGACAGTCCTTTGGGTGAATCAACAGGTGCTGCAGCCATATTTGGTAGAACTGGAGGAGTAGCTGAAGCCGCCCTAAGAACCGCTTATGAATGGATAACAGGAAACGAATTGAAACACGTGGAGTTTGAACAACTTCACGGTTATGAGTCTATTAGAATAGCAGAGGTTGAAATAAATGGGAAGACTATAAGAGTTGGAGTTGCTTACGGATTGGGTAACGCCAGAAAATTACTTGAAGACGTTAGAAATGGAAAGATTGAACTACATTTGATAGAGATTATGGCATGCCCTGGTGGATGTGTTGGTGGTGGTGGACAACCATATCACCATGGTGATTTTAGTATTATAAAAAAGAGAATAGAAGCATTAAACGTTGTTGATAAATCTAAGATAATAAGAAAATCTCATGAAAATCCATCAATAATAAGACTTTACAACGAATATCTAGAAAAACCAGGTAGTGAAAAGGCACACCACTTGTTGCATACTAAATATTTAGAAAGAGAATGGCTCTAA
- a CDS encoding Gfo/Idh/MocA family protein has translation MGKKLTYGMVGGSKGSQIGIVHRKAINLHSKAELVSGTFSRNFKNTLATGRELKIDEKRLYKNYEEMAEEESKRADTIDFVSIVTPNSSHFETAKKFLESRINVMCEKPLTITLKEAEELKEIARKNHLLFAVAYSYTGYSMLRYAREIVRRGEIGHVRFVNSRYISEWMAKVPFEGKNSRHEWRSDPKFSGISNCVADIGVHIQNVVSFVTGLKIKSLCARMDKFVEPDKLDDNASILINFDNGAKGIYWSSQISIGHENSLDFGIYGTKGSIEWSQEKANYLKVSKIDHPFVTLSRGSKEVDDFIKEEYVTPGGHQEGYVEAFARVYDKFINAIIKKKKGEILEQKDLDFPTIDDGIDGMRFIEKCVESSNKGSTWIKY, from the coding sequence ATGGGCAAAAAACTTACATATGGGATGGTAGGTGGCAGTAAAGGATCTCAAATAGGAATAGTTCACAGAAAAGCCATAAATCTACATTCAAAGGCAGAATTAGTCTCAGGGACTTTTTCTAGAAATTTCAAAAACACCTTAGCAACGGGGAGAGAATTGAAGATCGATGAAAAACGGCTGTATAAAAATTACGAAGAGATGGCTGAAGAAGAGTCCAAAAGAGCTGATACGATAGATTTTGTTTCTATTGTTACACCGAACAGCTCTCATTTTGAAACTGCAAAGAAATTCTTAGAAAGTAGAATAAATGTTATGTGCGAAAAACCGTTAACAATCACCTTAAAAGAGGCGGAAGAATTGAAAGAAATAGCCAGGAAAAACCACTTGTTGTTCGCCGTTGCATACTCTTACACGGGTTATTCAATGTTAAGATATGCAAGAGAGATAGTTAGAAGAGGAGAGATTGGGCATGTAAGGTTTGTTAATTCCAGATATATTAGTGAATGGATGGCAAAGGTACCATTTGAAGGAAAAAATTCGAGGCATGAGTGGAGATCTGATCCTAAGTTTTCAGGAATTTCCAACTGTGTTGCTGATATAGGTGTTCATATACAAAATGTTGTTTCTTTTGTAACGGGATTAAAGATAAAATCATTATGCGCTAGAATGGATAAATTTGTTGAACCTGATAAACTTGATGATAATGCTTCAATACTTATAAATTTCGACAACGGTGCCAAAGGGATATACTGGAGTTCCCAGATTTCAATCGGACATGAAAATTCCTTAGATTTTGGAATATATGGCACAAAGGGTTCTATAGAATGGTCACAGGAAAAAGCTAACTATTTAAAAGTTTCGAAGATTGATCATCCATTTGTTACCCTATCTCGTGGTAGTAAAGAGGTTGATGACTTTATTAAAGAAGAATATGTAACTCCAGGTGGACATCAAGAAGGATATGTTGAAGCGTTTGCCAGAGTTTATGATAAATTCATTAATGCCATTATTAAAAAGAAAAAAGGAGAGATTTTAGAACAAAAGGATCTTGATTTCCCAACTATAGATGATGGAATTGATGGAATGAGATTTATAGAAAAATGCGTTGAAAGTTCAAACAAAGGCTCTACTTGGATAAAATACTAA
- a CDS encoding Gfo/Idh/MocA family protein, with translation MSKKLTYGMVGGALDSMIGEAHRNAISFDGRTKLVTGCFSRSFDKTLKTAKKWGIKKERLYKDYLSMAEEEGKKKKKIDFVVIATPNSSHYEISKAFLEKGINVVCDKPLTTTVAEAEELKKLADEKGLLFCVTYSYIGYPAISKAKEIIDSGKIGDIKFVNVQYIQGWLAKEIEKENKQAQWRLDPNQTGLANTTADIGSHVENMVWYLTGKDYDSICARLDTFGKSRKLEDNSTVMINFKDGSKGLLLMSQIAIGENNNFNFSIFGSEGTLKWYLKESNKLNILYENYTEEIFLDEDEVSGTNIGFIKTYNNFISDLIRKKNGEEINNENCSFQSVNAGLRGMKFIEKCVESSKNASRWVDF, from the coding sequence ATGTCTAAAAAACTAACTTACGGTATGGTTGGAGGAGCTCTTGATTCAATGATAGGAGAAGCTCATAGAAACGCTATTTCTTTTGATGGAAGAACAAAATTAGTAACGGGTTGTTTTTCCAGAAGCTTTGACAAGACATTAAAAACTGCCAAAAAATGGGGCATTAAAAAAGAGAGGTTATACAAAGATTATTTAAGTATGGCAGAAGAAGAAGGCAAGAAAAAGAAAAAAATTGATTTTGTTGTTATAGCTACTCCAAACTCTTCACATTATGAAATATCAAAAGCTTTTTTGGAAAAAGGGATTAATGTAGTTTGCGATAAACCTCTAACTACAACAGTAGCGGAGGCAGAGGAACTTAAAAAGTTAGCTGACGAAAAAGGACTTCTTTTTTGTGTAACTTACTCATATATAGGGTATCCAGCTATTTCAAAAGCAAAGGAAATAATTGATAGTGGAAAGATTGGAGATATCAAATTTGTTAACGTTCAATATATTCAAGGGTGGCTCGCTAAAGAAATAGAAAAAGAAAATAAGCAAGCTCAATGGAGATTAGACCCCAATCAAACAGGGTTAGCCAATACTACAGCAGATATCGGAAGCCATGTTGAGAATATGGTTTGGTATCTAACAGGAAAAGATTATGATTCAATATGCGCTAGGTTAGATACCTTTGGCAAATCAAGAAAGTTAGAAGATAATTCTACTGTTATGATAAATTTCAAAGATGGCTCTAAGGGACTTTTATTGATGTCACAAATAGCCATTGGAGAAAATAATAACTTTAATTTTTCTATATTTGGTTCTGAAGGAACTTTAAAATGGTATCTTAAAGAATCAAATAAATTGAACATATTATACGAAAATTATACAGAAGAGATTTTTTTAGACGAAGATGAAGTATCAGGTACAAATATTGGATTTATAAAAACTTACAATAATTTTATTTCTGATTTAATTCGCAAGAAAAATGGTGAAGAGATTAATAATGAAAACTGTAGTTTTCAAAGTGTGAACGCTGGCCTTAGAGGAATGAAGTTTATAGAAAAATGTGTCGAAAGTTCAAAAAATGCTTCCAGGTGGGTTGATTTTTAA
- a CDS encoding glucose 1-dehydrogenase: MEGRLKGKVAIVTGAAKGMGKAEAELFAKEGAKVVVADVLEDEAKQVADNLNKNGYEAMACKLDVSKSEEWKKVVDTVVEKWGKVDVLVNNAGILSMAGVEDTSEEEWDRVMNINAKSQFLGMKYVIPAMKKAGKGSIINISSIYGIIGTGAAAAYHASKGASRLLTKTAAAEFAKYNIRVNSIHPGVIRTPMTDDLLKDENAAKGLLGTTVLGRPAEPEEVANGALFLASDESSFMTGSELVIDGGYTAL, encoded by the coding sequence ATGGAAGGAAGATTAAAAGGGAAAGTTGCTATTGTAACTGGTGCTGCAAAAGGTATGGGAAAGGCAGAAGCTGAATTATTTGCAAAAGAGGGGGCAAAAGTTGTAGTTGCTGATGTTTTAGAAGATGAAGCAAAACAGGTTGCAGATAATTTAAATAAGAACGGGTACGAAGCAATGGCTTGTAAGTTAGATGTTTCAAAATCAGAGGAATGGAAAAAAGTTGTTGATACGGTAGTAGAAAAATGGGGTAAGGTAGACGTTCTAGTAAACAATGCAGGCATATTAAGCATGGCAGGTGTGGAAGATACATCAGAAGAAGAATGGGATAGAGTTATGAATATCAATGCGAAAAGTCAATTCTTAGGAATGAAATATGTAATACCAGCTATGAAAAAAGCTGGAAAAGGTTCTATAATAAACATTTCTTCAATATATGGAATTATTGGTACTGGAGCTGCTGCAGCATATCATGCTTCAAAAGGTGCTTCGAGATTACTTACAAAAACAGCTGCTGCTGAATTTGCAAAATACAACATCAGAGTTAATTCCATACACCCAGGTGTTATAAGAACGCCAATGACAGATGACTTATTAAAAGATGAAAATGCGGCTAAAGGACTATTAGGGACAACTGTATTAGGAAGACCAGCTGAACCAGAAGAAGTTGCCAACGGTGCTTTATTCCTAGCTTCCGATGAATCT